One Sediminibacillus dalangtanensis genomic region harbors:
- a CDS encoding ASCH domain-containing protein, whose protein sequence is MANELSNLVLEGIKTATASNYTLYELENETLPFVGLHNIILDGDGEAVGIVETTSVKVVPFDEVTAEHAYLEGEGDRTLRYWRDVHETFFKKEFKNINQEFNYKIPVVCERFKLIYKKSALSL, encoded by the coding sequence ATGGCTAATGAGCTTTCAAATTTAGTTTTAGAAGGAATAAAAACAGCAACAGCATCAAACTATACGTTATATGAATTGGAAAACGAGACATTACCGTTTGTTGGTCTTCATAATATTATTCTCGACGGGGATGGAGAAGCTGTTGGAATAGTAGAAACTACATCAGTAAAGGTTGTTCCGTTTGATGAAGTTACCGCAGAACACGCATATTTGGAAGGTGAAGGTGACCGCACATTAAGGTATTGGCGTGACGTTCACGAAACCTTCTTTAAAAAAGAGTTTAAGAATATAAATCAAGAGTTCAATTACAAAATCCCTGTTGTTTGTGAAAGGTTTAAGCTAATTTATAAGAAAAGTGCGTTGTCCCTATAA
- the rplI gene encoding 50S ribosomal protein L9, translating to MKVIFLKDVKGKGKEGEVKNVSDGYARNYLLKNNLAVEATSGNMKALEAKKNKEKQKEQNEVEEAKQLKEKLENLTVELTAKSGEGGRLFGSITSKQIAEELKKSHQIKIDKRKIELDEPIRALGYTNVPVKVHPEVSGTVKVHVKEA from the coding sequence ATGAAAGTAATTTTCTTGAAAGATGTAAAAGGAAAAGGAAAAGAAGGCGAAGTCAAGAATGTTTCGGATGGATATGCCCGCAACTATCTTTTGAAAAATAATCTAGCTGTCGAAGCGACTTCAGGTAATATGAAAGCCTTGGAAGCGAAAAAGAACAAAGAGAAACAAAAAGAGCAAAATGAAGTAGAAGAAGCAAAACAGCTGAAAGAAAAGTTGGAGAATCTGACCGTTGAATTGACGGCAAAATCAGGAGAAGGTGGTCGTCTATTCGGCTCGATCACCAGTAAACAGATTGCGGAAGAACTGAAAAAAAGCCATCAAATCAAAATAGATAAGCGTAAAATTGAACTGGATGAACCGATTCGGGCACTTGGCTATACCAACGTACCGGTAAAAGTGCATCCGGAAGTATCCGGAACCGTTAAAGTACACGTAAAAGAAGCCTGA
- a CDS encoding DHH family phosphoesterase, with amino-acid sequence MPELFKKPTIGSHLWFIYILSLVFLGMLWYYQWMLGLIMTVFLAASLYYSYRQEQLLINETEEYISTLSYRVKKVGEEALLEMPIGIVLYSEDFTIEWTNPYMNRLKEEDSLVGKSLNELSDDLVLKVKEDNNEIWLSMEDYKFQVMIKKEERLLYFFDRTRQTEIQNLYHNEQTVLGIIFLDNYEEITQAMDDTAKSQINSKVTSILNEWSNDYGIYLKRISQERFLAVMNQQILNQLEKNKFEILDEVRELISDKNVPLTLSIGVGLGGVSLPALGELAQSSLDLALGRGGDQVTIKDENGKVRFYGGKTNPMEKRTRVRARVISHAMTELVRESDKVLIMGHKAPDMDSIGAAIGILKIAQASDVEGRIVMDPEDVSTGVQRMVEEINGNEELRSYFMDPDTALDTVTKNTLLVIVDTHKPSMVAEEKLLSKTEHVVVIDHHRRAEEFINHPTLVYMEPYASSTAELVTELLEYQPKNLKLSMLESTALLAGIIVDTKSFTLRTGSRTFDAASYLRSKGADTVLVQKFMKEDLDIYVKRSRLIEHTRIYRDGIAISTGDPGETYGPVVIAQAADTLLTMSGIVASFVISEREDKRIGISARSLGDVNVQVIMERMDGGGHLTNAATQLDDSSVEDATEQLKAIIDEYFEGGAEE; translated from the coding sequence ATGCCAGAATTATTTAAAAAGCCGACAATAGGCAGTCATTTATGGTTCATATACATTTTGTCCCTGGTTTTTTTGGGGATGCTTTGGTATTACCAATGGATGCTCGGCTTGATTATGACAGTATTCCTGGCTGCTTCGCTGTACTACAGTTACAGGCAGGAACAGCTGTTGATCAACGAAACAGAAGAATATATCTCGACGCTTTCCTACCGAGTCAAGAAGGTAGGGGAAGAAGCCCTTCTCGAGATGCCGATCGGTATTGTGCTATATAGTGAAGATTTCACCATCGAGTGGACCAACCCTTACATGAACAGGCTGAAGGAGGAAGACTCCCTAGTCGGGAAGTCGCTGAATGAACTTTCTGATGACCTCGTGTTAAAAGTAAAAGAAGACAACAACGAAATCTGGTTGTCGATGGAGGACTACAAGTTTCAGGTAATGATCAAAAAAGAAGAGCGGCTGCTGTACTTTTTTGACCGTACGCGACAGACCGAAATTCAAAACCTTTACCATAATGAACAAACCGTCCTGGGTATTATCTTTCTGGATAATTACGAAGAAATCACACAGGCAATGGATGATACGGCCAAAAGCCAAATCAACTCAAAAGTAACTTCGATTTTAAACGAATGGTCGAATGATTACGGCATCTATTTAAAAAGAATTTCGCAAGAACGTTTCCTGGCTGTAATGAATCAGCAGATTCTCAACCAGCTGGAAAAAAACAAGTTTGAAATACTGGATGAGGTACGGGAATTGATCTCCGATAAGAACGTTCCGCTGACGTTGAGTATCGGCGTCGGGCTCGGCGGTGTGTCCTTACCGGCACTTGGTGAGCTGGCTCAGTCGAGTCTTGATTTGGCCCTTGGACGCGGCGGAGACCAGGTTACGATTAAAGATGAAAATGGGAAGGTTCGCTTTTACGGCGGAAAAACCAACCCGATGGAGAAACGGACCAGAGTCCGTGCGCGGGTGATTTCCCATGCGATGACCGAACTCGTACGGGAAAGTGACAAAGTACTGATTATGGGACACAAAGCGCCGGATATGGACTCGATCGGGGCAGCGATCGGTATTCTGAAAATTGCCCAGGCAAGTGATGTGGAAGGCCGCATCGTTATGGACCCAGAGGATGTCAGTACGGGCGTCCAACGGATGGTCGAGGAAATCAACGGAAACGAAGAACTCCGGTCCTATTTCATGGATCCGGATACGGCGTTGGATACGGTGACGAAAAATACACTGCTTGTCATCGTCGATACGCACAAACCATCAATGGTGGCGGAAGAAAAACTGCTCAGTAAAACGGAGCATGTGGTCGTTATCGATCACCATCGCCGGGCGGAGGAATTTATCAATCATCCGACGCTCGTCTATATGGAGCCATATGCTTCCTCTACCGCAGAGCTGGTGACGGAATTACTGGAATACCAGCCGAAAAATCTGAAGCTGAGTATGTTGGAATCCACGGCGTTGCTGGCAGGCATCATTGTCGATACGAAAAGCTTTACCTTGAGGACGGGATCCCGTACATTTGATGCTGCTTCCTACTTGCGATCAAAGGGAGCTGACACCGTATTGGTCCAGAAGTTTATGAAAGAAGACCTGGATATTTACGTCAAGCGCAGTCGTTTAATTGAACATACGCGAATATATCGCGATGGCATAGCCATTTCGACAGGAGATCCGGGTGAAACCTACGGGCCGGTCGTAATTGCCCAGGCTGCTGATACGTTACTGACGATGAGCGGAATTGTCGCCTCGTTCGTCATTTCCGAACGGGAAGATAAACGGATCGGCATCAGTGCCAGATCGCTTGGCGATGTCAATGTCCAGGTGATCATGGAAAGAATGGATGGCGGTGGCCATCTCACCAACGCTGCTACCCAGCTGGATGATTCCTCTGTAGAGGATGCAACAGAACAGCTGAAAGCAATTATAGATGAATATTTTGAAGGGGGAGCTGAAGAATGA
- the dnaB gene encoding replicative DNA helicase: protein MNEQWTDRTPPHNIEAEQAVLGAVFLEPEALSRAAEILLPDDFYRAGHQRIFGVMTNLSDKGEPIDLVTVTTALSNAKILDEVGGVSYLSDLANSVPTAANIEYYSRIVEEKALLRRLIRTATDIVTDSFSKEDEVADVLNDAEKSILEVSQRNNSGAFKNIKDVLIDVYDNIEQLQQNDGSVTGIPTGYRDLDQITSGFQRNDLIIIAARPSVGKTAFALNIAQNVAIHASENVAIFSLEMGADQLVSRMLCAEGNIDAQRLRTGKMETEDWSKLTMAMGSLSNAGIYIDDTPGIRVSEIRSKCRRLKQEHGLGMILIDYLQLIQGNANSKENRQQEVSEISRSLKGLARELNVPLIALSQLSRGVESRQDKRPMMSDLRESGSIEQDADIVGFLYRDDYYDQESEKQNIIEIILAKQRNGPVGTVELAFVKEYNKFVDLDHRYQESDIPPVGAAGG, encoded by the coding sequence ATGAATGAACAATGGACCGATCGGACGCCGCCGCACAATATCGAAGCTGAACAAGCCGTTCTTGGGGCGGTTTTTTTAGAGCCTGAGGCGTTATCAAGGGCTGCGGAAATATTGCTCCCGGATGACTTTTACCGTGCGGGTCACCAGCGAATATTCGGAGTGATGACGAATCTGTCTGATAAAGGAGAACCAATTGATTTGGTCACGGTCACGACGGCTTTGTCCAACGCGAAAATTTTGGATGAGGTAGGCGGGGTCTCGTATTTAAGTGATCTAGCAAACTCTGTACCTACTGCCGCTAATATCGAGTATTATAGTAGAATCGTAGAAGAAAAGGCACTATTACGGAGACTGATCCGGACTGCGACAGACATTGTCACCGATAGTTTTTCCAAGGAAGACGAAGTCGCCGACGTCTTGAATGACGCGGAAAAGAGCATTTTGGAAGTTTCCCAGCGAAACAATTCAGGTGCCTTTAAAAATATCAAGGATGTTCTTATTGATGTCTATGACAATATTGAACAGCTTCAGCAGAATGATGGATCTGTTACCGGAATACCTACCGGGTACCGGGATTTGGACCAGATCACTTCAGGATTTCAGCGGAATGATTTAATCATCATCGCAGCACGTCCTTCGGTGGGTAAAACGGCATTCGCTTTGAACATTGCCCAAAACGTCGCCATTCATGCAAGCGAGAATGTCGCCATTTTTAGTTTGGAGATGGGGGCGGATCAACTGGTTTCTCGTATGCTTTGCGCAGAAGGAAACATCGATGCCCAACGACTCAGGACGGGAAAGATGGAGACAGAGGATTGGAGCAAACTGACCATGGCAATGGGCAGCCTGTCCAATGCCGGTATCTATATCGATGATACACCTGGTATCCGTGTCAGTGAAATCCGCAGTAAATGCAGAAGGTTGAAGCAGGAACACGGTCTCGGCATGATTCTGATCGATTACCTGCAGCTGATCCAAGGAAACGCCAATTCTAAGGAAAACAGACAACAGGAAGTATCGGAAATTTCCCGTTCCTTAAAAGGATTGGCACGGGAATTGAACGTACCGCTGATTGCCTTGTCCCAGCTTTCCCGTGGCGTAGAATCCCGCCAGGATAAGCGACCGATGATGTCCGACCTGCGGGAATCTGGAAGTATCGAGCAGGATGCTGATATTGTCGGATTCCTATATCGTGATGACTATTATGATCAGGAATCGGAAAAACAAAACATCATTGAAATCATCCTGGCCAAGCAGCGTAACGGCCCCGTGGGAACCGTAGAGCTCGCGTTTGTGAAAGAGTATAACAAATTCGTTGACCTAGACCATCGTTACCAGGAAAGCGACATACCGCCAGTCGGCGCAGCCGGCGGCTAA
- a CDS encoding adenylosuccinate synthase, giving the protein MSSVVVVGTQWGDEGKGKITDFLSQNAEVVARYQGGNNAGHTIKFDEITYKLHLIPSGIFFDDKICVLGNGMVIDPKALVEELQYLHDKGVSTDNLRISNRAHVILPYHLKLDALQEEEKGANKIGTTKKGIGPAYMDKAARVGIRIADLLDKEAFKDKLEQNLKDKNRLFEKVYETDSIAVEDILDEYYEYGQQVKKYVCDTSVVLNEALDDGRRVLFEGAQGVMLDIDQGTYPFVTSSNPIAGGVTIGSGVGPTKINHVVGVSKAYTTRVGDGPFPTELHDEIGDQIRETGREYGTTTGRPRRVGWFDSVVVRHARRVSGITDLSLNSLDVLTGIETLKICTAYQYKGETIHEFPASLKDLAECEPVYEELPGWTEDITGVRSLHELPENARHYLERISQLTGIPLSVFSVGPDRTQTNVVRSVYS; this is encoded by the coding sequence ATGTCCTCAGTAGTTGTAGTCGGAACCCAATGGGGCGATGAGGGTAAGGGTAAAATTACAGATTTTCTATCACAAAATGCAGAGGTTGTGGCCAGATACCAAGGCGGCAACAATGCTGGACATACAATCAAGTTTGACGAAATTACGTATAAATTGCATTTGATTCCTTCCGGGATTTTCTTTGATGATAAGATTTGCGTACTTGGCAACGGAATGGTCATCGATCCGAAAGCGCTCGTTGAAGAGCTGCAATACTTGCATGATAAAGGGGTATCTACCGATAATCTCCGCATCAGCAACCGGGCGCATGTCATCCTGCCGTATCACTTGAAATTGGATGCCCTGCAGGAAGAAGAAAAGGGCGCCAACAAAATCGGCACGACCAAAAAAGGCATCGGACCTGCTTACATGGACAAAGCTGCCCGTGTCGGTATCCGAATCGCCGACTTACTCGATAAAGAAGCGTTTAAGGATAAATTGGAACAAAACCTGAAGGACAAGAACCGTTTGTTCGAAAAGGTGTATGAAACAGATTCCATCGCTGTGGAAGACATTCTGGACGAATATTACGAATACGGCCAGCAGGTTAAAAAATATGTTTGCGATACATCGGTTGTGCTGAATGAGGCATTGGATGACGGACGTCGCGTGCTATTTGAAGGAGCACAAGGAGTTATGCTCGATATCGACCAGGGTACCTATCCATTCGTCACCTCATCTAATCCGATTGCAGGCGGTGTCACAATCGGCTCCGGTGTCGGACCGACTAAAATCAATCATGTGGTCGGCGTCTCCAAAGCCTATACAACCCGTGTCGGTGACGGTCCTTTCCCGACCGAACTGCACGATGAAATCGGCGACCAAATTCGGGAAACGGGAAGGGAGTATGGCACAACGACAGGCCGCCCGCGACGTGTCGGCTGGTTTGACAGCGTTGTTGTCCGTCATGCCCGCCGTGTCAGCGGTATTACCGATTTATCCCTGAATTCACTGGATGTGTTGACAGGCATAGAAACGCTTAAAATTTGTACAGCATACCAATACAAAGGCGAAACCATTCATGAATTTCCGGCAAGCCTGAAGGATTTGGCAGAGTGCGAACCGGTTTATGAAGAACTTCCAGGCTGGACAGAGGATATTACCGGTGTGAGAAGCTTACACGAGCTGCCGGAAAATGCCCGGCATTATTTGGAACGTATTTCGCAGTTGACTGGCATACCATTGTCCGTATTCTCGGTAGGACCTGACCGGACACAGACCAACGTTGTCCGCAGTGTGTACAGCTAA
- a CDS encoding YycH family regulatory protein — translation MIKTLGLSALIAASLLLTLGIWNYKPNYDETENVESNYTDEPLEAGQEETKKSIIEPSKIIFQTNGTFSSFENRNDQEAFYQEMQEWLLAGFDQGIQTDQELPDSDEYTAQLIFPLEVPAGAIRDLFSMEENTINQVQRGSFDRIYLNENNSGTVELVFYNTEARMSMHAEAQNAGAADVLDSYTDMDGKMDYIEYAESAGAPIYIPQGEPEINDLTFSVDTFTTITDLEPLLNNLFTDRDIMTSNRMEGGGKSYSDSIRELRAYESEKYMEYVNPLPENRTIEGSELVNQTINFLNAHRGWTNSANDEYQLYNMNVQRNEVTYRLVYNEYPVFGQNDKQATIQITWRNQPYKYDRPLFKLGEAFDYGEPPDLPSGEEIAGYLEDTKGSSSIKDIALGYKLIDEGISIRLMPAWFKQDTTGWSELDLSEMSGLGEE, via the coding sequence ATGATAAAAACATTGGGCTTGTCGGCGTTGATTGCAGCCAGCTTGCTGCTGACTTTGGGGATTTGGAATTACAAGCCGAACTACGATGAGACAGAAAACGTGGAAAGCAATTATACCGATGAACCACTGGAGGCCGGCCAGGAGGAAACCAAAAAGAGCATCATAGAACCGTCGAAAATCATTTTTCAAACAAATGGCACTTTCTCTTCTTTTGAAAACCGAAACGACCAGGAAGCATTTTACCAGGAGATGCAAGAATGGTTGCTTGCCGGCTTTGACCAAGGTATCCAGACCGATCAGGAATTGCCTGACAGTGATGAGTACACCGCTCAGCTGATATTTCCTTTGGAGGTGCCGGCTGGAGCGATAAGAGACTTGTTTTCTATGGAAGAGAACACCATCAATCAAGTACAACGGGGTTCATTCGACCGGATTTATCTGAACGAAAACAACAGCGGTACCGTCGAATTGGTATTTTACAATACGGAAGCAAGGATGAGTATGCACGCAGAGGCACAGAACGCCGGTGCTGCCGATGTGCTGGACTCATATACCGATATGGACGGAAAAATGGATTATATCGAGTATGCGGAAAGTGCCGGGGCACCAATTTATATCCCGCAGGGGGAACCGGAAATAAATGATCTGACTTTTTCCGTTGATACGTTTACAACGATCACCGATCTGGAACCGCTGCTCAACAACTTGTTTACAGACCGGGACATCATGACATCGAATCGGATGGAAGGTGGCGGCAAGTCTTACTCGGACAGTATCCGGGAGCTTCGGGCGTATGAAAGCGAGAAGTATATGGAATACGTCAATCCTCTCCCGGAAAACCGCACCATCGAAGGCTCGGAACTGGTCAACCAAACCATCAATTTTCTCAATGCCCACAGAGGCTGGACCAACTCTGCCAACGATGAGTATCAGCTTTACAATATGAATGTGCAGCGGAATGAAGTGACGTACCGGCTTGTCTATAACGAGTATCCGGTTTTCGGCCAAAATGATAAGCAGGCGACCATTCAAATAACCTGGCGCAACCAGCCTTACAAATATGACCGTCCGTTGTTCAAATTGGGCGAAGCGTTTGATTACGGAGAACCGCCTGATTTGCCGAGTGGTGAGGAAATCGCCGGCTATTTGGAAGATACCAAAGGCAGCAGCAGTATTAAGGATATCGCCCTCGGTTATAAGTTGATCGACGAAGGCATATCGATCCGGCTGATGCCAGCCTGGTTCAAACAGGACACTACTGGCTGGAGCGAGCTGGATTTAAGTGAAATGTCCGGTTTGGGGGAGGAATAA
- the yycF gene encoding response regulator YycF has translation MSQKILVVDDEKPIADILKFNLEKEGYQVVCAYDGDEAIELTNKEKPDLLLLDIMLPNKDGNEVCREVRKNHTMPIIMITAKDAEIDKVLGLELGADDYVTKPFSNREVIARVKANLRRQQVVPEDNSRANKDIVIGSLVIHPDAYTVTRNGDQVELTHREFELLHYLARHIGQVMTREHLLETVWGYDYYGDVRTVDVTVRRLREKIEDNPSTPVWIVTRRGVGYYLRNPEQE, from the coding sequence ATGAGTCAAAAGATACTAGTGGTAGACGACGAAAAACCGATTGCAGATATATTGAAGTTCAACTTAGAAAAAGAAGGTTATCAGGTCGTATGTGCCTACGATGGGGACGAAGCAATCGAACTGACCAATAAAGAAAAACCGGACTTATTGTTGCTTGATATTATGCTTCCGAACAAGGATGGCAATGAAGTATGCCGAGAAGTCCGCAAGAACCATACGATGCCGATTATCATGATTACCGCCAAGGATGCGGAAATTGACAAAGTACTCGGTCTCGAGCTGGGAGCGGACGACTATGTAACCAAACCCTTCAGCAACCGGGAAGTGATTGCCAGAGTCAAAGCGAACTTGCGCAGACAACAAGTGGTGCCGGAAGATAACAGCCGGGCTAATAAAGATATCGTGATTGGCAGCCTGGTGATCCATCCGGATGCTTATACCGTGACCCGGAACGGCGACCAAGTGGAATTGACCCACAGGGAATTTGAACTGCTTCACTATTTGGCCAGGCATATCGGCCAGGTGATGACCCGGGAACATTTGCTGGAAACGGTATGGGGTTATGATTATTACGGGGATGTCCGCACGGTCGATGTGACGGTGCGTCGTCTACGGGAAAAAATCGAAGACAACCCGAGCACGCCGGTTTGGATTGTGACCAGAAGAGGTGTCGGCTATTACTTGCGTAACCCTGAACAGGAGTAA
- the walK gene encoding cell wall metabolism sensor histidine kinase WalK — translation MKKVGFFQSIRFKIVLIYILLLLLAIQVIGSYFAIRLEENLKKNLNDTVEERIEGLSYYLEQAFQKERSEDEEGPTLQEDVQNILDRVDSSVFSTLQVLDRQYRVIGAKNEIDSNIIGSRKTGDPRITRALIFGVEENTTMRDPETNNRMKVRVLPIGGEEDPDGILYLEASMEDVYDQMGNINDIFAKGTVIAIAISIVLGILVARTITKPITEMRKQAKIMSTGDFSQTVNVYGTDEIGQLAMTFNDMNDKLKQAHNTTEGERRKLSSVLSNMSDGVIATDKEGKVSLMNEPALQLIRKDFEEVKGQPLIEVLHLEDEIDDDMQADTGSVTIDFSDDEEFFLIKANFSVIQDEEGNFGGFITVISDVTEQEKVEQERREFVSNVSHELRTPLTTMRSYLEALTDGAWEDKEIAPKFLDVTQNETDRMIRLVNDLLQLSKMDNKATDLYMERVDFITFFHHIIDRFEMNKAEEIILDRKLPNKEFFVWMDKDKLTQVVDNIISNAIKYSPDGGRITFRVVNNRNRLKVSITDQGMGIAQEKVDKIFDRFYRADKARSRNLGGTGLGLAIAKEIIEAHHGHIWAESKEGKGTTVHFTLPLIKRSGGDKR, via the coding sequence ATGAAGAAAGTCGGTTTTTTCCAGTCGATCCGATTTAAAATTGTCCTTATCTATATTTTGCTGCTGTTATTGGCAATTCAAGTGATTGGATCCTATTTTGCCATCCGGCTGGAAGAAAATTTAAAAAAGAATTTGAACGATACGGTCGAAGAACGGATTGAAGGGTTAAGTTATTATTTGGAACAGGCTTTCCAGAAAGAACGAAGCGAGGACGAAGAAGGTCCGACCTTGCAGGAGGATGTTCAGAACATTCTCGACCGGGTCGACAGCAGTGTTTTTTCTACCCTTCAAGTATTGGACAGGCAGTATCGGGTAATCGGAGCTAAAAATGAAATTGACAGCAATATTATCGGCAGCCGTAAAACAGGAGATCCGCGAATCACCCGGGCACTGATTTTCGGTGTGGAAGAAAACACTACCATGCGCGATCCAGAGACCAACAACCGGATGAAAGTACGCGTGTTGCCGATAGGAGGCGAGGAGGACCCGGACGGGATTCTATATTTGGAAGCCTCGATGGAAGATGTTTACGACCAAATGGGCAACATCAATGATATTTTTGCCAAAGGGACCGTAATTGCCATCGCCATTTCCATTGTTTTGGGGATTTTGGTCGCGCGCACCATTACCAAACCGATCACCGAAATGCGGAAACAGGCCAAAATCATGTCTACCGGAGATTTTTCCCAAACGGTCAACGTCTATGGCACCGATGAAATCGGTCAGCTGGCAATGACCTTCAATGATATGAATGACAAATTGAAGCAGGCACATAACACAACCGAGGGAGAACGCCGTAAGTTGAGCTCCGTCTTGTCCAACATGTCGGACGGAGTCATTGCGACGGACAAAGAAGGAAAAGTATCCTTGATGAACGAACCGGCTCTCCAGCTGATTCGCAAAGATTTTGAAGAAGTGAAGGGCCAGCCGTTGATCGAGGTGCTGCATTTAGAAGACGAAATCGATGATGACATGCAGGCTGACACTGGATCGGTCACCATCGACTTCAGTGATGACGAAGAATTCTTTTTAATCAAGGCGAATTTCTCGGTGATACAGGATGAAGAGGGGAATTTTGGCGGCTTTATTACCGTCATCAGTGATGTAACAGAACAGGAAAAAGTCGAGCAGGAAAGAAGAGAGTTTGTCTCCAATGTCTCACACGAGCTGCGGACACCGTTGACGACGATGCGGAGCTACCTGGAAGCACTGACGGATGGTGCTTGGGAGGACAAAGAAATTGCTCCGAAGTTTCTCGATGTGACGCAAAACGAAACAGACCGGATGATCCGGCTGGTCAATGACTTGCTGCAGCTTTCCAAAATGGATAACAAGGCAACCGATCTTTACATGGAACGGGTCGATTTCATCACGTTTTTCCACCATATCATCGACCGTTTTGAAATGAATAAAGCCGAAGAAATCATTCTCGACCGGAAGCTTCCAAACAAAGAATTTTTTGTGTGGATGGATAAAGACAAACTGACCCAGGTAGTCGATAATATCATCTCCAATGCGATTAAGTATTCGCCGGATGGCGGCCGGATCACCTTCCGGGTGGTCAATAACCGCAACAGACTGAAGGTGTCGATCACCGACCAGGGCATGGGGATTGCCCAGGAAAAGGTGGACAAAATCTTCGACCGGTTCTACCGGGCTGACAAGGCCCGCTCCCGGAACCTGGGCGGGACAGGACTCGGCCTGGCAATCGCCAAAGAAATCATTGAAGCCCATCACGGCCACATATGGGCAGAAAGTAAAGAAGGTAAGGGGACGACCGTCCATTTTACATTGCCGCTTATCAAAAGAAGCGGAGGTGACAAACGATGA
- a CDS encoding peptidoglycan DD-metalloendopeptidase family protein has translation MKIQALHKETKRRRNKWFTTAAAALAGFALSFQVVQAAEDDLDTVYHVYMDGESVGTVADKQTVDEVVDKVLAEHEAEYKGYSLTTGEDISFIPEKVFEPVTEEKQVAKTLEDELTINIDAYQLVIGDEKLGFFKSEQAAKQVLSSYKEKFVDAEVLEKLADGESEVPTDDGKTIVTEVELSKDVKVSEAKAEPDDMLSEKQGLEQLEKGTLKDSVHSVKEGEVLGEIAGKYGMDIDELLDLNPDLTEESVLQIDQEIHVAKREPYLQVIVSEETEKEEAIPYEKEVKESDSLYKGETEVEQEGEEGSKQVRYAVKKVNGQVSEQKMLEETTTKEPTDEIVVKGTKVETSHGSGSLQWPAVGGTITSQMGQRWGKHHKGIDIAGVSNRSILAADNGVVVSAGFNSGGYGNKVVIDHQNGYRTVYAHLASIRVKTGQTVAKGSKIGVMGSTGDSTGVHLHFEVYKNGALQNPANLF, from the coding sequence ATGAAGATACAAGCTTTACATAAAGAAACGAAACGACGTCGCAATAAATGGTTCACCACAGCAGCTGCCGCCCTGGCAGGATTTGCTCTGTCTTTTCAAGTGGTGCAGGCAGCGGAGGACGATTTAGACACCGTTTATCACGTTTACATGGACGGTGAAAGTGTCGGAACGGTAGCAGATAAGCAAACGGTGGATGAAGTAGTCGATAAGGTGCTGGCGGAGCATGAGGCTGAATACAAAGGCTATTCATTGACCACTGGCGAAGATATTTCTTTCATTCCCGAGAAGGTGTTTGAGCCTGTGACAGAAGAAAAACAGGTGGCCAAAACCTTGGAGGACGAACTCACCATCAACATCGATGCCTATCAATTGGTGATCGGCGATGAAAAGCTTGGATTTTTCAAAAGCGAACAAGCAGCAAAGCAGGTCCTTTCCTCTTATAAGGAGAAGTTTGTCGATGCAGAAGTGCTGGAAAAGCTAGCGGACGGTGAATCCGAAGTTCCCACGGATGATGGCAAGACGATCGTTACGGAAGTAGAACTGTCCAAGGATGTAAAGGTATCGGAAGCAAAAGCAGAACCCGATGATATGCTGTCAGAAAAACAAGGGCTGGAACAGTTGGAAAAAGGGACGCTAAAAGATTCCGTCCATTCTGTAAAGGAAGGGGAAGTGCTTGGGGAAATCGCCGGAAAATACGGTATGGACATCGACGAACTGCTCGATTTGAATCCTGATTTAACGGAAGAATCTGTGCTGCAAATCGACCAGGAAATCCATGTTGCCAAGCGGGAGCCCTACTTGCAGGTAATTGTTTCTGAAGAGACAGAGAAGGAAGAAGCGATTCCTTATGAAAAAGAAGTGAAAGAATCCGACTCGCTTTATAAAGGCGAGACGGAAGTCGAACAAGAAGGCGAAGAAGGCAGCAAACAAGTTCGCTATGCAGTGAAAAAAGTGAATGGACAAGTTTCCGAGCAGAAAATGTTGGAAGAAACAACGACAAAGGAACCAACCGACGAAATCGTCGTGAAAGGTACCAAAGTGGAAACCTCTCATGGAAGCGGATCGCTGCAATGGCCAGCAGTCGGCGGCACGATTACCAGTCAAATGGGCCAACGCTGGGGAAAGCACCATAAAGGAATTGATATTGCCGGTGTCAGCAACCGTTCCATTCTGGCGGCTGATAATGGGGTAGTCGTTTCGGCAGGCTTTAACAGCGGCGGCTATGGAAACAAAGTTGTCATCGACCATCAAAACGGCTACCGTACAGTGTATGCGCACCTGGCTTCAATCCGGGTGAAAACTGGACAAACCGTAGCGAAAGGTAGTAAAATAGGAGTAATGGGTTCGACTGGTGATTCAACCGGGGTCCATTTACATTTCGAAGTATATAAGAACGGGGCACTACAGAACCCGGCAAATCTTTTTTAA